A region of Alosa alosa isolate M-15738 ecotype Scorff River chromosome 17, AALO_Geno_1.1, whole genome shotgun sequence DNA encodes the following proteins:
- the cdpf1 gene encoding cysteine-rich DPF motif domain-containing protein 1 encodes MEISTEGSVRGMFTCETCDLSTPFTYYGQKPPNTRAIVLLEESYVLKDPFSPNRDKFIVLGAKCTLCSMVVCIGTDCSLFYTKRFCLRCVRENLDQFPQQIQAELAKKKVPQHT; translated from the exons ATGGAGATAAGTACTGAAGGATCTGTTCGTGGTATGTTTACTTGTGAAACGTGTGACCTGTCAACGCCGTTCACATACTATGGTCAGAAGCCTCCGAACACAAGAGCCATAGT GCTCCTGGAAGAATCATATGTGTTAAAGGATCCTTTCAGCCCTAACAGAGACAAGTTCATCGTTTTGGGCGCAAAGTGCACCTTGTGCAGTATGGTGGTTTGCATCGGCACG GATTGCAGTCTATTTTACACCAAACGATTTTGTCTACGATGTGTAAGGGAAAATCTGGACCAGTTCCCCCAACAGATTCAGGCTGAACTGGCGAAAAAGAAAGTTCCCCAGCACACATAG